Within the Desulfosalsimonas propionicica genome, the region TGCCGGGATTACTGCAGACGGGCTGTTTGTGATGATGCCGGAAAAAGACTGGCATGACGTGATCACCACGGCCCTTTCAGGATTCTACAATGTCACAAAGCCGGTGTTAAAGCAGATGATGCGCAAAAAACGGGGATCGGTGGTGACCCTTTCCTCGGTTTCCGGCATCCGGGGCAACCGGGGCCAGGCCAATTACTCGGCGGCCAAGGCCGGACTGATCGGGGCGAGCAAGGCGGTTTCGGCCGAAGTGGCACGCCTGGGCATCCGGGTTAACGTGGTAGCCCCGGGCCTTATTGAAACTGAAATGATCCAGGAGGCGCCCGTGGATTTTATCAAGCAGATGATTCCCATGGCCCGCATCGGCCGGCCCGGGGAAGTGGCAAAGGTGGTGCGGTTTTTGTGCTCAGAGGATGCCTCTTATATCACCGGCGCGGTGATCAGTGTGGACGGGGGGATGGGCTGATGGCCGGCATTGTCTTCGCGCGCAGGATTTTTTCCCGGTTTGGACTTTTTGCTGCGCTGATGTGTGCCGTGCCGTTTTTTACCGGCTGGGCCGACACCATGGAGGAGATCGGAGATCAGGCAGCCGGTATCCGGGCGGTCAAAGCGCGGTTTGTCCAGGAAAAGCATTTGGAAATGCTCGACAATCCCCTGATATCCAAAGGCGAGCTGTATTTCCGGGCCCCGGATTCGCTGCGCTGGGAATACACCGATCCCGTAAAAAGCATCCTGCTGATGAACCGGGACCGGATCCGGCAGTACGCCATGGGCGAAGACGGCATGGCCGCCCGGCAGGGCAGGGATCTGGAGGCCATGCGCGTTTTTCTGGAGCAGGTGGGCCAGTGGCTCCGGGGCGGGTTTGACAAAAACACTGCTTTTGCCGCGGAACTCAAAAAAGGGCAAAGGGTGGTGCTGACCCCTGTGGACAAAAACATTTCCGGGGTAATTGAAAAGATCGAACTTCAGCTTACAGATACCCCGGGTGTGATCGAGTCGGCTTTTATTTACGAGGATGAAACCTCTTATACCCGCATTGTGTTCCATGACACAAGGATCAACCCGAAGATTGCCGACAGCGTGTTTGAACAGGCCCCATAGGGGCCGGCGGACAAATCGCTTGCACCCGGCTGATTTGGAATAATATTTTATTTCAGCAGTCCGTGCGAACTTTTTGTTTGCAACAGGCAATACTTCAATTTATCCGCAAAAGGGGGTTGATGATGAAACATTGGATTTACAGCGGTTTTCTGGTGTTGATGGCCGCGGCACTGATTTCCTGTGCCGCAGGTTTGACAAGAGACGGCATTGATCCCTGGCTGGCCGATATTTCCGGGGACAGGGCGCCTGCCATAAACGTGGAAGGCAAATGGCAGGACGCGGATGTGGATCCCAATACCCCGTTTGGATGGGGCAAGGGCGTGCTTGAGCAAACAAACGGCAGAATCGAGGGCCACATCGGCCATTACAACGTTACCGGAAGGGTCAGCGGCAACGAGGTTTACCTGGTGTTTCTCTCCGGGGGATCGGTCTATTACACGGCCCGGCTGGAAATGAAGGAAAAGGGCCTGCTGCGGGGTGATTATTTCTATGACGACGATCTGGAACAGGAAAGCGGTATGCCCATGAGTCTGGAAAAAGTTGAATAACGGAAAATATCCCCATTGCAGGGGCTTTCGGCCTGTCCGGCCGGCATTTATCCTGGTTTTCCTGGTTTTCATGGCAGCCGGATGTGCCGGGCTGCCGGAAATCAGGCTGGAAGGCCCTGTTTTTCAATCCCGTGTGAAAGCGGGCTGCCGGCAGGTATTTGCAGACACCCCCCGGCAGATGGTGCATTCCATGACCGCCCGGATGCCCAATAATGAGACTTACCACGGCATTTCCGTCACCCGGGTGATGCCGCAATCCGCCCGCATCAAGTGCGTGATCATGAGCATCCAGGGCCTGGTGCTGTTTTCAGGGCAGGCCAATGGCGAGATCCGGGTTGAGCGCGCCATTGGGCCATTTGACAGTGAACAATTCGCCAAGCGCCTGTTTGCCGATATCCGGCAGGTGTTTTTACCCCCACGGGGCCTGATGGTCGCTGCCGGGAAAAACTCCGACAACCACCCGGTGTGCCGCTATTTTCTCGATGAGGGGGGTTTTCTGGACGTGGTGCAGGTTGCCGCAAACCATGCCCAAATCATTGAATACAGTCAGGGCAAAAAAAAGCGCCAGAGCGTTTCCCTGACATGGGAGCAGATGCCGGAGGCATCGGGCAGTCCGCTCAAAAACGGGCCGCCGGATAAAATTGTTCTCCGGCGGCACGGAGCCTTTGGCTATCGGCTGGAGCTGGAGCGCATTGAGCAGAATCCGGATTTCGCAAATTTGCCGTGACCGGGGGTTTTTCAGATCCGGGTTTCTTGGGGGGCTTTGTCCTCGGTGTCTTCCAGCGACCGCTGAAAATCGCGCCATGCCCTGGAAAATCCCTGCTTGGTTTTTTCCCAGGTTTCCTCTGAACTGTTTTTGAATTTTTCCGCCCATTTTTGAAGATCTTCGCGTTTTTGTCGAAGGGTTTCGAGGGTGGATTTGCTTTTTTCCTTCATCTCTTTGCTCATTTCCGATTTTTCCTTTTCATACCGGCGCTCCAGCTCATTGATGCGCTCGTCCATCCGCTGGATTTCCTCTTTTGCCTTTTTGGCCATTTCTTCCTGTTTGGCGGCTGAGTACTGTTTCAGGCTTTCAATGGCCTCGGCAATGTCCTGCTTGACTTTTTCGCCGGAAGTTTGATCGTTGGATTCAGCAGCGGCCGGCCCGGCGCCGATCAGAAATGCCAGGATCAGGAGCAGGGCGGCGGGCAGACATTTGAGACGATTGTTCGGGTTCATGGCAAAGTCCTTTCATTTGTTTTGTGGTGGCCGGCTTTTTTCAGCCGGCTGGATTGGTGCATCACGGGCAGGCCCGTGAGTCCGGAGACCGATCGGATCACAAGGCCTTGTTTAGAAAGGATGATAAGAATTTTCTCCATTTCAGCAAGCCATTGCCGCGGATCAAACCGTGCGGTTCCCGGGTGGCCGTCATGGAGCAGGAGAATGTCTCCGCTTTGTACCTTTCTGCCGATGCGTGCGGCCAAGCCGTTGATTTTCCGGTTTCCCATGTCCGGTCCCCGGCATGAATAAAGAATACAGGACATTTTGTATTTTTCAAGTATGGTCTTGAGCTTCGGATTGACCACCCCGGCCGGGGGCCGGAACGCAGTTGGCCGGATATTGAACCGGGCCAGGATGTTTTGGGTTTTGGCGATTTCCGCGTCCAGTTTTCCGGCGGGCTTGAGCATGACAAACACGTCGTGGCTGTAAGTGTGATTGCCGATGCAGTGGCCGGCGGCAAGGATTTGCTGGATAATTTCAGGATGTTTTTCCGCCTTTTGGCCGGTGACAAAAAATGTGGCTGAAGCATTCCAGCGCCCCAGCAGTTCCAGCAGGGCCGGGGTGGTTTCCGGGTGCGGGCCGTCGTCAAATGTGAGGGCAACGCTGCTGCTGGTTTTGGGTCCTTTGCAGATCACCGGCAGAAAAAACCTGGACTGGCCGTAAACCGCCCCAGCCGCGCACATGATCACAAAGGCGGCAAGCACGGCCGCGCAAAAATACGGGTGGAGGAAAAAGCCAGCGCCGGCCGCGGCAAAGGCCACACCTGCGGCAAGCCAGGCAGGGACTATGCCAAAGCCGGCCTTCATCTGATCAGGTACTCCCACAGGGGGCCGGTATGGCCCCGGGCATGGAGCCGGGAGATGATCTGCGCGCTTTTGTCCCCACCACTGCCAACAATCCAGTTAATGCGGTTTTGGGCCTTTTCCAGCACCCGGGCCTGTATCTGTTCGGCGCTGATGTGTGCAGGCGGGTAAAACACAGGTTCAAGCAGATCTGCATCTGTCTGGATCAGTCCCCGTTCCACGGCTATTCGCCGTACCCGGGTGCCCGGATAAATGCGGATACCGGTGAAAAAAAAGCAGGCGGTTTTCTCCAGGGCTGCGGCGTTGTCCAGCGTGATTTCCAGTGTATTTTCGGATTCGTCCGGGGCGCCCAGCAGAAAAAAATGGGCGGCATGGATTCCCGCATCCAGGGCGGCCTGGTGGGCGGCAAAAATATCTGTGCAGGTAAAGGGTTTGCGGTATTGGGACAGGATGGAATCGCAGAACGCGTCTGTGCCGAATTCTGCATGGGTCATGCCGGCTTTTGCAAGGGCGGCAAAATAGCCTGCCGGCATCCGGGCCGGTGCGATGTAGGCGCCCCAGGGAATGGTGATCTGCGCGCGCTCAAAGGCCCGGGCCACGGCCAGGCTGTGATCCGGGTCTGCATTGAAGGCCGAATCCGTGATAAACAAAAATGCGGCCCCGGCATCCTGGAGCTGTCGGGCCTGTCTGGCCACTTCTGCGGGGTCAAACAGGCGCATGCGCCTGCCCTCGATGTCGGGATAGGTGCAGTAGATGCACTGAAAACAGCAGCCCCGCTTGGTCTGCAGGTTAAGCATCCCCCCGTGGCGCAGATAATAATCCACGTGCGGACGATCGGCCAGAAACGAGCGTTTCGTTAAGTTATCCAGGGGCCTCGGCGGCGTGAGGGCCCCGGCCGGGCTGTTTGGGCTGATCACCCCGGGCAGATCGGTTACGGGTTTGTTTTGGGAAAGCCGGTCCAGAAACGCGGCCAGGCGCTCGCCTTCGCCGGTCAGGGCGTAATCCGCCCCCAGGTGCGTCAAAATGGCCCTGGGAAACATGTTCAGCCCGCTGCCGCCGATAATGATCGGCGCCCGGGAAATTTTGCGGATTCGGTCCACAAGTTCCCGGCTCTGCCAGAGATA harbors:
- a CDS encoding lipid biosynthesis B12-binding/radical SAM protein gives rise to the protein MKVLLISPNTETRPYPVYPLGLDYVAGAVKDRHQVWIADINEPGGADTVLARVVQTDPDIIGISIRNVDTTDAVNPGTYLWQSRELVDRIRKISRAPIIIGGSGLNMFPRAILTHLGADYALTGEGERLAAFLDRLSQNKPVTDLPGVISPNSPAGALTPPRPLDNLTKRSFLADRPHVDYYLRHGGMLNLQTKRGCCFQCIYCTYPDIEGRRMRLFDPAEVARQARQLQDAGAAFLFITDSAFNADPDHSLAVARAFERAQITIPWGAYIAPARMPAGYFAALAKAGMTHAEFGTDAFCDSILSQYRKPFTCTDIFAAHQAALDAGIHAAHFFLLGAPDESENTLEITLDNAAALEKTACFFFTGIRIYPGTRVRRIAVERGLIQTDADLLEPVFYPPAHISAEQIQARVLEKAQNRINWIVGSGGDKSAQIISRLHARGHTGPLWEYLIR
- a CDS encoding LolA family protein; the encoded protein is MAGIVFARRIFSRFGLFAALMCAVPFFTGWADTMEEIGDQAAGIRAVKARFVQEKHLEMLDNPLISKGELYFRAPDSLRWEYTDPVKSILLMNRDRIRQYAMGEDGMAARQGRDLEAMRVFLEQVGQWLRGGFDKNTAFAAELKKGQRVVLTPVDKNISGVIEKIELQLTDTPGVIESAFIYEDETSYTRIVFHDTRINPKIADSVFEQAP
- the fabG gene encoding 3-oxoacyl-ACP reductase FabG produces the protein MDQQTAIVTGGGRGIGRAIGLELAACGYFVILNYRSGRDAAEQTRDEIRSAGGSAEIMGFDITDAAAAKEAVAEIAAGHDIGVLVNNAGITADGLFVMMPEKDWHDVITTALSGFYNVTKPVLKQMMRKKRGSVVTLSSVSGIRGNRGQANYSAAKAGLIGASKAVSAEVARLGIRVNVVAPGLIETEMIQEAPVDFIKQMIPMARIGRPGEVAKVVRFLCSEDASYITGAVISVDGGMG
- a CDS encoding polysaccharide deacetylase family protein → MKAGFGIVPAWLAAGVAFAAAGAGFFLHPYFCAAVLAAFVIMCAAGAVYGQSRFFLPVICKGPKTSSSVALTFDDGPHPETTPALLELLGRWNASATFFVTGQKAEKHPEIIQQILAAGHCIGNHTYSHDVFVMLKPAGKLDAEIAKTQNILARFNIRPTAFRPPAGVVNPKLKTILEKYKMSCILYSCRGPDMGNRKINGLAARIGRKVQSGDILLLHDGHPGTARFDPRQWLAEMEKILIILSKQGLVIRSVSGLTGLPVMHQSSRLKKAGHHKTNERTLP